The following coding sequences lie in one Corticium candelabrum chromosome 10, ooCorCand1.1, whole genome shotgun sequence genomic window:
- the LOC134185235 gene encoding collagen alpha-2(IV) chain-like, with product MRLLWRLSIAAIFLSGLCLGICGAEELSQCAITRMVEACTSEVDQIQKNFNKLWQAFQDHKVSVQAEVDTCKEANTQLQEQVTALEREVGQLRVNISNLPPGMKGEKGAIGDKGDIGTPGTDGQKGDIGAPGTDGTNGTPGTDGQKGDTGSPGTDGTHGTPGTDGEKGDKGDTGSPGANGSDGTPGTDGEKGDKGDTGIPGTNGSDGTPGTDGEKGDKGDTGIPGTNGFDGTPGTDGEKGDKGDTGTPGTNGSDGTPGTDGEKGDKGDTGTPGANGSDGTPGADGEKGDKGDTGTPGTNGSDGTPGADGEKGDKGDTGTPGTNGSDGTPGADGEKGDKGDTGTPGANGSDGTPGTDGEKGDKGDTGTPGTNGSDGTPGTDGEKGDKGDTGTPGANGSDGTPGADGEKGDKGDTGTPGANGSDGTPGADGEKGDKGDTGSPGANGSDGTPGADGEKGDKGDTGTPGTNGSDGTPGTDGEKGDKGDTGTPGANGSDGTPGADGEKGDKGDTGLPGANGSDGTPGADGEKGDKGDTGTPGSNGSDGTPGADGEKGDKGDTGTPGTNGSDGTPGADGEKGDKGDTGTPGSNGSDGTPGTDGEKGDKGDTGTPGANGSDGTPGADGEKGDKGDTGLPGANGSDGTPGADGEKGDKGDTGTPGTNGSDGTPGADGEKGDKGDTGTPGANGSDGTPGTDGEKGDKGDTGTPGTNGSDGTPGTDGEKGDKGDTGTPGANGSDGTPGADGEKGDKGDTGTPGTNGSDGTPGADGEKGDKGDTGTPGTNGSDGTPGTDGEKGDKGDTGTPGANGSDGTPGADGEKGDKGDTGTPGSNGSDGTPGADGEKGDKGDTGTPGSNGSDGTPGADGEKGDKTNGSDGTPGDKGDTGTPGSNGSDGTPGADGEKGDKGDTGTPGTNGSDGTPGADGEKGDKGDTGTPGANGSDGTPGTDGEKGDKGDTGTPGTNGSDGTPGTDGEKGDKGDTGTPGANGSDGTPGADGEKGDKGDTGTPGSNGSDGTPGADGEKGDKGDTGTPGSNGSDGTPGADGEKGDKGDTGTPGSNGSDGTPGADGEKGDKGDTGTPGSNGSDGTPGDKGDTGTPGSNGSDGTPGADGEKGDKGDTGTPGSNGSDGTPGADGEKGDKGDTGTPGSNGSDGTPGADGEKGDKGDTGTPGTNGSDGTPGADGEKGDKGDTGTPGSNGSDGTPGADGEKGDKGDTGTPGSNGSDGTPGADGEKGDKGDTGTPGTNGSDGTPGADGEKGDKGDTGTPGANGSDGTPGDKGDTGTPGANGSDGTPGADGEKGDKGDTGTPGSNGSDGTPGADGEKGDKGDTGTPGSNGSDGTPGADGEKGDKGDTGTPGSNGSDGTPGADGEKGDKGDTGTPGSNGSDGTPGADGEKGDKGDTGTPGSNGSDGTPGADGEKGDKGDTGTPGSNGSDGTPGADGEKGDKGDTGTPGTNGSDGTPGADGEKGDKGDTGTPGSNGSDGTPGADGEKGDKGDTGTPGSNGSDGTPGADGEKGDKGDTGTPGSNGSDGTPGADGEKGEKGDKGE from the exons ATGAGGCTGCTGTGGAGGCTCTCTATAGCAGCCATCTTCCTATCAGGG CTCTGCCTTGGTATCTGCGGCGCGGAGGAGCTTTCTCAATGTGCGATCACGCGTATGGTGGAAGCG TGCACATCGGAAGTGGATCAGATTCAGAAGAACTTTAAC AAACTCTGGCAAGCCTTTCAAGACCACAAGGTGTCAGTCCAG GCTGAGGTCGACACATGCAAGGAAGCGAACACGCAGTTGCAG GAACAAGTTACTGCATTGGAAAGAGAAGTTGGCCAGCTTCGTGTCAACATTTCCAATTTACCACCCGGCATGAAAG GAGAAAAAGGCGCAATTGGAGACAAGGGAGACATTGGAACTCCAGGTACGGATGGACAGAAGGGCGACATTGGAGCACCAGGTACAGATGGGACGAATGGAACTCCAggtacagatggacagaaaggAGACACTGGATCACCAGGTACAGATGGAACCCACGGGACTCCAGgtacagatggagagaaaggcgacaagggagacactggaTCACCAGGTGCAAATGGATCCGACGGAACTCCAGgtacagatggagagaaaggcgacaagggagacactggaaTACCAGGTACAAATGGATCCGACGGAACTCCAGgtacagatggagagaaaggcgacaagggagacactggaaTACCAGGTACAAATGGATTCGACGGAACTCCAGgtacagatggagagaaaggcgacaagggagacactggaacaccaggtacaaatggatccgacggaactccaggtacagatggagagaaaggcgacaagggagacacGGGAACACCAGGTGCAAATGGATCCGACGGAACTCCGggtgcagatggagagaaaggcgacaagggagacactggaacaccaggtacaaatggatccgacggaactccgggtgcagatggagagaaaggcgacaagggagacactggaacaccaggtacaaatggatccgacggaactccgggtgcagatggagagaaaggcgacaagggagacactggaacaccaggtgcaaatggatccgacggaactccaggtacagatggagagaaaggcgacaagggagacactggaacaccaggtacaaatggatccgacggaactccaggtacagatggagagaaaggcgacaagggagacacGGGAACACCAGGTGCAAATGGATCCGACGGAACTCCAggtgcagatggagagaaaggcgacaagggagacactggaacaccaggtgcaaatggatccgacggaactccgggtgcagatggagagaaaggcgacaagggagacactggaTCACCAGGTGCAAATGGATCCGACGGAACTCCAggtgcagatggagagaaaggcgacaagggagacactggaacaccaggtacaaatggatccgacggaactccaggtacagatggagagaaaggcgacaagggagacactggaacaccagGTGCAAATGGATCGGACGGAACTCCAggtgcagatggagagaaaggcgacaagggagacactggaTTACCAGGTGCAAATGGATCCGACGGAACTCCAggtgcagatggagagaaaggcgacaagggagacactggaacaccaggctcaaatggatccgacggaactccaggtgcagatggagagaaaggcgacaagggagacactggaacaccaggtacaaatggatccgacggaactccgggtgcagatggagagaaaggcgacaagggagacactggaacaccaggctcaaatggatccgacggaactccaggtacagatggagagaaaggcgacaagggagacactggaacaccagGTGCAAATGGATCGGACGGAACTCCAggtgcagatggagagaaaggcgacaagggagacactggaTTACCAGGTGCAAATGGATCCGACGGAACTCCAggtgcagatggagagaaaggcgacaagggagacactggaacaccaggtacaaatggatccgacggaactccgggtgcagatggagagaaaggcgacaagggagacactggaacaccagGTGCAAATGGATCCGACGGGACTCCAGgtacagatggagagaaaggcgacaagggagacactggaacaccaggtacaaatggatccgacggaactccaggtacagatggagagaaaggcgacaagggagacacGGGAACACCAGGTGCAAATGGATCCGACGGAACTCCAggtgcagatggagagaaaggcgacaagggagacactggaacaccaggtacaaatggatccgacggaactccgggtgcagatggagagaaaggcgacaagggagacactggaacaccaggtacaaatggatccgacggaactccaggtacagatggagagaaaggcgacaagggagacacGGGAACACCAGGTGCAAATGGATCCGACGGAACTCCGggtgcagatggagagaaaggcgacaagggagacactggaacaccaggctcaaatggatccgacggaactccgggtgcagatggagagaaaggcgacaagggagacactggaacaccagGCTCAAATGGATCGGACGGAACTCCAggtgcagatggagagaaaggcgacaag acaaatggatccgacggaactccgg gcgacaagggagacactggaacaccaggctcaaatggatccgacggaactccaggtgcagatggagagaaaggcgacaagggagacactggaacaccaggtacaaatggatccgacggaactccgggtgcagatggagagaaaggcgacaagggagacactggaacaccagGTGCAAATGGATCGGACGGAACTCCAGgtacagatggagagaaaggcgacaagggagacactggaacaccaggtacaaatggatccgacggaactccaggtacagatggagagaaaggcgacaagggagacacGGGAACACCAGGTGCAAATGGATCCGACGGAACTCCGggtgcagatggagagaaaggcgacaagggagacactggaacaccaggctcaaatggatccgacggaactccgggtgcagatggagagaaaggcgacaagggagacactggaacaccagGCTCAAATGGATCGGACGGAACTCCAggtgcagatggagagaaaggcgacaagggagacactggaacaccaggctcaaatggatccgacggaactccaggtgcagatggagagaaaggcgacaagggagacactggaacaccaggctcaaatggatccgacggaactccag gcgacaagggagacactggaacaccaggctcaaatggatccgacggaactccaggtgcagatggagagaaaggcgacaagggagacactggaacaccaggctcaaatggatccgacggaactccaggtgcagatggagagaaaggcgacaagggagacactggaacaccaggctcaaatggatccgacggaactccaggtgcagatggagagaaaggcgacaagggagacactggaacaccaggtacaaatggatccgacggaactccgggtgcagatggagagaaaggcgacaagggagacactggaacaccaggctcaaatggatccgacggaactccaggtgcagatggagagaaaggcgacaagggagacactggaacaccaggctcaaatggatccgacggaactccaggtgcagatggagagaaaggcgacaagggagacactggaacaccaggtacaaatggatccgacggaactccgggtgcagatggagagaaaggcgacaagggagacactggaacaccagGTGCAAATGGATCGGACGGAACTCCAG gcgacaagggagacacGGGAACACCAGGTGCAAATGGATCCGACGGAACTCCGggtgcagatggagagaaaggcgacaagggagacactggaacaccaggctcaaatggatccgacggaactccgggtgcagatggagagaaaggcgacaagggagacactggaacaccagGCTCAAATGGATCGGACGGAACTCCAggtgcagatggagagaaaggcgacaagggagacactggaacaccaggctcaaatggatccgacggaactccaggtgcagatggagagaaaggcgacaagggagacactggaacaccaggctcaaatggatccgacggaactccaggtgcagatggagagaaaggcgacaagggagacactggaacaccaggctcaaatggatccgacggaactccaggtgcagatggagagaaaggcgacaagggagacactggaacaccaggctcaaatggatccgacggaactccaggtgcagatggagagaaaggcgacaagggagacactggaacaccaggtacaaatggatccgacggaactccgggtgcagatggagagaaaggcgacaagggagacactggaacaccaggctcaaatggatccgacggaactccaggtgcagatggagagaaaggcgacaagggagacactggaacaccaggctcaaatggatccgacggaactccaggtgcagatggagagaaaggcgacaagggagacactggaacaccagGCTCAAATGGATCCGACGGAACTCCAGGTGCAGATGGAGAAAAGGGTGAGAAGGGAGATAAGGGAGAATAG
- the LOC134185887 gene encoding integrin beta-3-like: protein MEGRHGSILAVLTLLVLLRCMRTQVNDCLGRETCDKCISVAASELCVWCEDSELLQSKTPRCNVSSNHTNNWCNYTVSPRTWVMDEVQGDDKAQVQPSFFHLKMRPGDPVNLSITVTRLPNYPIDLYYLMDLSRSMTDDLLKLKTLAKDLSTLMQNLTSDYRLGFGKFVDKVTWPYTDTYGPRLNNPCMDVRNKSKSCPPSYSFVNSQPLTADVDAFEKAIQKEETSSNVDSPEGQFDALMQVIVCTDEIGWRKNAWHLVILATDEQYHVAGDGRLAGIYAPNTGKCMTPKGPNGEYTGGLKEDYPSISHIREKLREKQIIPLFTVTQAFRLLYEHLQEGLMPLTSFVGTLQADSDNVLDLINTGYEAIASRVTLDVSSELVDASISVVECGSNGSVTGTTCVGVNLNEMAVFNVELKLKACVDDEFSLRLEAIPFGVTMVNVTSICECNCSLPDVANSSDCNYQGSLKCGACDCFDDRSGDFCEIFCVPGEQTVTAACRPNDQTLACYGRGQCDCNRCFCNKNDNGEDLWVGQYCECPKLRCVDGANSQQCGGPARGECKCNPINENECECRCHCNEGWDHTPGLLDCDCKTDTKNCVTSEGGNPEVLCSGHGKCECDTCQCWPAFIDGDKCLQCTTCESVCQITEDCVRQKLFQTGESTVCDYTFEEMKFDEFPDPYVVGNGTAEFHETSVLCQFKDNDSCDHLYYIGFDPTQRVFDNADSSEKYFGYLVIHHLSISFRKCPGEVAIVPIVLGIIGGIVLIGILLLLLWWLLHKLALHREYSAFKREMASANWNQTTSPLYEPPTKKYKNPAYKKKTMS, encoded by the exons ATGGAGGGACGTCACGGCAGTATTCTAGCAGTTCTAACGCTACTAGTACTTCTCCGCTGCA TGCGGACACAAGTCAACGATTGTCTAGGCAGAGAGACGTGCGACAAGTGCATTAGCGTTGCGGCGTCGGAACTGTGCGTGTGGTGCGAAGACTCG GAACTGTTGCAGAGTAAGACGCCGCGCTGCAACGTGTCGTCGAATCATACGAATAACTGGTGTAACTATACTGTGAGTCCTCGGACGTGGGTAATGGACGAG GTTCAAGGAGACGATAAGGCTCAAGTTCAACCGTCTTTCTTTCATTTGAAGATGCGTCCAG GTGATCCGGTCAATCTTAGCATTACTGTAACTCGGCTGCCAAACTACCCAATCGATCTCTACTATCTCATGGATCTTTCAAGATCCATGACCGACGATCTCCTGAAGCTGAAGACACTGGCCAAAGATCTAT CGACACTGATGCAGAACTTGACAAGCGATTATCGTCTCGGCTTTGGAAAGTTTGTTGACAAAGTTACTTGGCCATACACGGATACATACGGACCAAG GTTGAATAATCCTTGTATGGACGTACGCAACAAATCTAAAAGTTGTCCTCCATCATACTCGTTTGTCAATAGTCAACCATTGACCGCCGATGTAGACGCGTTTGAA AAAGCGATTCAAAAAGAGGAAACTTCAAGTAATGTAGATTCACCAGAAGGCCAATTTGATGCTCTAATGCAAGTTATTGTGTGCACG GATGAGATCGGTTGGAGGAAGAATGCCTGGCATCTTGTCATATTGGCGACCGATGAGCAATATCACGTGGCAGGAGACGGTCGG TTGGCTGGGATATATGCTCCCAATACAGGCAAGTGCATGACCCCGAAAGGACCAAACGGCGAGTATACAGGCGGTTTGAAGGAGGACTACCCATCCATCAGTCATATTAGAGAAAAGCTTCGCGAAAAACAGATAATTCCACTCTTCACGGTGACGCAGGCGTTTCGATTGCTTTACGAA CATTTACAGGAAGGTCTAATGCCTCTTACGTCTTTTGTTGGCACATTACAAGCAGATTCGGATAACGTTTTGGACCTTATCAATACTGGCTATGAG GCCATAGCATCAAGAGTGACTCTAGACGTCTCGAGTGAACTCGTTGATGCGTCGATCTCCGTTGTTGAATGTGGCAG TAATGGCAGTGTCACGGGAACTACGTGCGTCGGTGTCAACCTCAATGAGATG GCCGTATTCAATGTTGAGCTCAAACTGAAGGCTTGCGTCGATGACGAGTTCAG TCTAAGGCTGGAGGCGATTCCGTTCGGTGTGACGATGGTCAACGTTACATCAATATGTGAATGTAACTGCAGTCTTCCTGAT GTGGCGAATTCGTCGGACTGCAATTATCAGGGATCTCTGAAGTGCGGAGCATGCGATTGTTTTGATGACCG GAGTGGAGATTTTTGTGAGATCTTTTGTGTGCCTGGCGAACAAACAGTGACAGCCGCTTGCAG GCCAAACGATCAAACATTGGCTTGTTATGGCCGAGGTCAGTGCGACTGCAACAGATGTTTCTGTAACAAGAATGACAACGGAGAAGACTTGTGGGTCGGTCAATACTGCGAGTGTCCGAAACTTCGCTGCGTCGACGGCGCAAATAGCCAACAGTGTGGCG GTCCTGCACGAGGAGAATGCAAATGTAATCCGATCAACGAGAACGAGTGCGAGTGTCGGTGTCACTGTAACGAAGGGTGGGACCACACTCCCGGACTTCTCGATTGCGACTGCAAAACAGACACGAAGAACTGTGTGACGAGCGAAGGCGGAAATCCCGAAGTGTTGTGCAGCGGTCACGGCAAATGCGAATGTGACACATGCCAGTGCTGGCCGGCATTCATCGACGGCGACAAGTGTTTGCAGTGCACC ACGTGTGAGTCGGTGTGTCAGATAACGGAAGATTGCGTAAGGCAGAAACTATTTCAAACCGGCGAATCAACAGTGTGTGATTACACATTTGAAGAAATGAAATTTGATGAATTTCCTGATCCCTATGTCGTCG GGAATGGTACTGCTGAATTTCACGAGACGTCGGTACTTTGCCAGTTCAAGGACAACGACTCGTGTGATCACTTGTACTACATTGGTTTTGATCCAACTCAACGAGTATTTGATAATGCTGACTCCAGTGAGAAGTATTTTGGTTATTTGGTCATCCATCATCTGTCGATTTCGTTCCGCA aatGTCCGGGAGAGGTGGCGATCGTCCCGATTGTGCTTGGTATTATTGGCGGTATTGTTCTTATCGGGATTctactgttgctgttgtggtggCTACTTCATAAGCTTGCG CTACATCGGGAGTACTCAGCATTTAAACGTGAAATGGCCAGTGCTAATTGGAACCAG ACAACTAGTCCTCTATACGAACCACCAACAAAGAAGTACAAAAATCCAGCATACAAGAAGAAGACAATGTCATAG